The proteins below are encoded in one region of Methanosarcina barkeri 3:
- a CDS encoding MBL fold metallo-hydrolase, which translates to MEVRYICPTAYDSSVYLVNGKILIDAGMNSDLIIKQLEKYIKLTDIELIVLTHCHYDHTAAAAAIAEKSGAKIGIHKADLEGINDEYLSVAVIFGERAPEVRPTITYEEGDKIDIGNGEYLEVIHTPGHSKGSICLYEPVSKSLFSGDTVFPGGGFGRMDFEGSEPEKMASSIEKLTKLDVKALYSGHGAPTDRDGNNQIMASYRMLKMMMGE; encoded by the coding sequence ATGGAAGTCCGGTACATTTGCCCTACAGCTTACGATTCAAGTGTCTATCTGGTAAATGGAAAAATCCTGATTGATGCAGGAATGAATAGCGACCTGATTATCAAGCAACTGGAGAAATATATAAAGCTGACTGACATTGAATTAATAGTCCTCACACATTGCCATTATGATCATACCGCAGCAGCCGCAGCTATTGCAGAAAAAAGCGGTGCAAAAATCGGAATACATAAAGCTGACCTGGAAGGCATAAACGATGAGTACCTCAGTGTGGCTGTGATTTTTGGAGAGCGAGCTCCTGAGGTCAGGCCCACAATTACATATGAAGAAGGAGATAAAATTGATATCGGAAATGGGGAATATCTGGAAGTAATCCATACGCCGGGTCATTCAAAAGGAAGTATCTGCCTCTATGAACCAGTCTCAAAAAGTCTTTTTTCAGGGGATACTGTGTTTCCAGGTGGGGGTTTCGGAAGAATGGACTTTGAGGGCTCGGAACCTGAAAAAATGGCTAGCTCAATAGAAAAACTCACAAAACTGGATGTAAAAGCTCTGTATTCTGGACATGGAGCTCCTACGGATAGAGATGGAAACAACCAGATTATGGCCTCGTACAGAATGTTAAAAATGATGATGGGCGAATAA
- a CDS encoding TatD family hydrolase: MPYPIIDSHCHLDFPKFNRDREETILRAREAGIVGMVNSGISLKGNRISLELAETNEDIHATLGLSPDIGREGTDEEINDILAQIEANVEKAVGIGEAGLDFQDCKTEEERKRQTAAFEKVIELAKDLEKPLIVHARLAEAEVLKLIKDVDMVIYHCYSGSVETMREIVDMGYYISLATLVCFSEHHQTLAEDVPLENLLLETDSPFLSPRKGRNEPAFIVDSVPVVAQLKDMEPAEIAKSTTENTRRVFNI; this comes from the coding sequence ATGCCTTATCCAATTATTGATTCTCATTGTCATCTTGATTTTCCTAAATTTAATCGTGATAGGGAAGAGACTATTCTCCGAGCTAGAGAGGCAGGAATTGTCGGAATGGTCAACTCCGGAATTTCCCTGAAAGGAAATCGCATTAGCCTTGAACTTGCTGAAACAAATGAAGATATTCATGCTACACTTGGCCTGAGTCCTGATATTGGCAGGGAAGGTACGGATGAAGAGATAAATGACATTCTTGCCCAGATTGAAGCCAATGTAGAAAAAGCAGTTGGAATCGGAGAAGCAGGACTGGATTTTCAAGACTGTAAAACCGAAGAGGAACGTAAGAGACAAACTGCTGCGTTCGAAAAAGTTATTGAGCTTGCAAAAGATCTTGAAAAACCTCTTATAGTGCACGCTCGACTGGCTGAAGCAGAAGTTCTGAAGCTTATTAAAGACGTGGATATGGTTATCTATCACTGCTATAGCGGTTCTGTTGAGACCATGCGAGAAATTGTGGATATGGGATACTATATCTCCCTGGCAACTCTTGTCTGCTTTTCTGAACATCACCAGACTCTTGCAGAAGACGTGCCGCTCGAAAACCTGCTTCTGGAAACCGACAGTCCCTTCCTTTCTCCCCGCAAAGGCAGAAACGAGCCTGCCTTCATAGTAGATTCCGTTCCGGTAGTAGCACAACTTAAAGATATGGAGCCGGCAGAGATTGCAAAATCCACTACCGAAAATACACGAAGAGTTTTTAATATCTAA